Proteins found in one Brachyspira murdochii DSM 12563 genomic segment:
- a CDS encoding enoyl-CoA hydratase-related protein, with translation MEFVKYEEKGMIGIITISREKALNALNSQVLDEIEKTFDSVDLNNIRCLILTGAGEKSFVAGADISQMSTSTKAEGEAFGKKGNDIFRKIETFPIPVIAAVNGFALGGGCEIAMSCDIRICSDNALFGQPEVGLGITPGFGGTQRLARIVGVGMAKQMIYSAKNIKADEALRIGLVNAVYPQAELMAAAEKLASSIAAAAPIAVRNSKKAINEGLQVDMDKAIVIEEKLFGSCFETEDQKEGMKAFLEKRKVEKFVNK, from the coding sequence ATGGAATTCGTTAAATATGAAGAGAAAGGTATGATTGGTATTATTACTATCAGCAGAGAAAAAGCTCTTAATGCCTTAAACTCTCAAGTGTTAGATGAAATAGAAAAGACTTTTGACAGTGTTGATCTTAATAATATAAGATGTTTAATATTAACTGGAGCAGGTGAGAAATCATTTGTAGCAGGTGCTGATATATCTCAAATGAGTACATCTACTAAGGCGGAAGGTGAGGCTTTTGGTAAAAAAGGTAATGATATATTTAGAAAAATTGAAACATTCCCTATACCAGTAATAGCTGCTGTCAATGGTTTTGCTTTGGGCGGCGGATGCGAAATAGCTATGAGCTGTGATATTCGTATATGTTCTGATAATGCTTTATTCGGTCAGCCAGAAGTTGGTCTTGGTATTACTCCGGGTTTCGGCGGTACTCAAAGACTTGCTAGAATAGTAGGTGTTGGAATGGCTAAACAAATGATTTATTCTGCTAAAAATATAAAAGCTGATGAGGCTTTAAGAATAGGACTTGTTAATGCTGTTTATCCTCAAGCTGAACTTATGGCAGCTGCAGAAAAATTAGCTTCTTCAATAGCTGCTGCTGCTCCTATAGCTGTAAGAAATAGTAAAAAAGCTATTAATGAAGGCTTACAAGTTGATATGGATAAAGCTATTGTTATAGAAGAAAAATTGTTTGGAAGCTGTTTTGAAACAGAAGACCAAAAAGAAGGTATGAAGGCTTTCTTAGAAAAAAGAAAAGTAGAAAAATTTGTTAATAAATAA
- a CDS encoding thiolase family protein — MSRKIVIASACRTAIGSMGGALSTVPAAELGAIVIKEALNRAKIAPNQVDMVYMGCVIQASQGQNVARQCSIKAGLPVEVPAMTLNVVCGSGLDAVNVAANMIAAGNADIVVAGGTENMSLAPYALKKARYGYRMGNDTIIDTMVNDALWDAFNNYHMGITAENICDDWKLTREELDAFAANSQQKAVKAQESGAFKKEIVPVTVKTKKGEVVVDKDEGPRPGTTVETLAKLKPAFKPDGGRVTAGNASSINDGAAAVVVMSEEKAKELGIKPMATWIAGGLGGVEPRIMGIGPVAATKKLMAKTGLTIKDFDIIESNEAFAAQSVAVGKELGIDVEKQLNPNGGAIALGHPVGASGCRILVTLLHEMEAKNAKRGLATLCIGGGMGCATIVERE, encoded by the coding sequence ATGTCTAGAAAAATAGTAATAGCTAGTGCCTGCCGTACAGCAATAGGAAGTATGGGCGGAGCTTTAAGTACAGTTCCAGCAGCTGAACTTGGTGCAATAGTAATAAAAGAAGCTTTAAATAGAGCTAAAATAGCTCCAAATCAAGTTGATATGGTATATATGGGTTGTGTTATACAGGCTTCACAAGGTCAGAATGTTGCTCGTCAATGTTCTATAAAAGCAGGCTTGCCAGTGGAAGTACCAGCTATGACCCTTAATGTAGTTTGCGGTTCTGGACTTGATGCAGTTAATGTTGCTGCTAATATGATAGCTGCAGGAAATGCTGATATAGTAGTAGCAGGCGGTACAGAAAATATGTCATTAGCTCCTTATGCACTTAAAAAAGCACGTTACGGATACAGAATGGGTAATGACACTATTATTGATACTATGGTTAATGATGCTCTTTGGGATGCATTCAATAACTATCATATGGGTATAACAGCAGAAAATATCTGTGATGATTGGAAACTTACAAGAGAAGAATTAGATGCATTTGCTGCTAATTCTCAGCAAAAAGCAGTTAAAGCTCAAGAATCTGGTGCTTTCAAAAAAGAAATAGTTCCAGTAACAGTAAAAACTAAAAAAGGCGAAGTAGTTGTAGATAAAGACGAAGGTCCTAGACCTGGTACTACAGTAGAAACTTTAGCTAAATTAAAACCAGCTTTTAAACCAGACGGCGGAAGAGTAACAGCAGGTAATGCTTCTAGTATTAATGACGGAGCTGCTGCTGTGGTAGTAATGAGCGAAGAAAAAGCTAAAGAATTAGGTATTAAACCTATGGCTACTTGGATTGCAGGCGGTTTAGGCGGTGTTGAACCTAGAATTATGGGTATCGGACCAGTTGCTGCTACTAAAAAATTAATGGCTAAAACAGGTTTAACTATTAAAGACTTCGATATTATTGAATCTAACGAAGCTTTTGCTGCTCAGTCAGTTGCTGTTGGTAAAGAATTGGGCATTGATGTTGAAAAACAGCTTAACCCTAACGGAGGAGCTATAGCTCTAGGACACCCAGTAGGTGCTTCAGGCTGCAGAATTTTAGTTACATTACTTCATGAAATGGAAGCTAAAAATGCTAAAAGAGGACTTGCTACTCTTTGTATCGGCGGCGGTATGGGCTGTGCTACTATTGTAGAAAGAGAATAA
- the mutL gene encoding DNA mismatch repair endonuclease MutL translates to MNKNIMKLPQSVANRIAAGEVIERPASMLKELLENAVDSGASDIEVSVEEAGIKSMIVEDNGDGIHFDELPLAVTHHATSKIHSIEDLDSIYTLGFRGEALASISDVTNLEIVSKSRDENNGGKIIIEGGKIIEHKPAAASQGTKVIAKNLFFNIPARYKFLKHISREFFLVKEVFDMEALVQPQISMKLKNNGKVVSSYIKADTLKDRIENYLSDSNIFRNLIEIEIEKNDVLIYGLFSNSKISQSIRKNNFIFLNNRPIENRVLSYAIKNAYSNAIPKERYPFFFLYINIDSSKIDVNVHPSKKEVRIKNEREISGMLYNAISNNINNAGNNFDSVNIEVDIDKDITPTFPIQNNNFYNNTDSANNSKNNNVINNINQTSQNYSNKNNLGNYTFDNTYPKTINNNKTNYENKEFGEYTRAIGQVFSSYIVAERGSEMYIIDQHAAYERLNYERIYKTLISKKIEYEKLLIPCEIEYKDYEIDILNSSKKSIEEIGIKFEVNSKHSIIIEDIPIYIPRNQKIEKIIKDILDIYINKGDNNNLEKIIKHTCSTISCKYSPKAGDKLSNSDMQTLLDLLEEENILTNCPHGRPFVLRLSKEYLDKKFFR, encoded by the coding sequence ATGAATAAAAATATTATGAAACTGCCTCAGTCTGTAGCTAACCGTATAGCTGCCGGAGAAGTTATAGAAAGACCTGCTTCTATGCTTAAAGAACTGCTTGAAAATGCTGTTGACTCTGGAGCTTCGGATATAGAAGTATCTGTTGAAGAAGCCGGAATAAAATCAATGATTGTAGAAGATAACGGAGATGGAATACATTTTGACGAGCTTCCTCTTGCTGTTACTCATCATGCCACAAGTAAAATACATTCTATAGAAGATTTAGACTCCATATATACATTAGGTTTTAGGGGAGAGGCTTTAGCTTCTATATCTGATGTTACAAATTTAGAAATTGTTTCAAAAAGCAGAGATGAAAATAATGGCGGTAAAATAATTATTGAAGGCGGTAAAATAATAGAGCATAAACCTGCTGCAGCCTCACAGGGTACAAAAGTTATAGCTAAAAATTTGTTTTTTAATATACCTGCAAGATATAAGTTTTTAAAGCATATTTCAAGAGAATTTTTTCTCGTTAAAGAAGTTTTTGATATGGAGGCATTGGTTCAGCCTCAAATCTCTATGAAGCTTAAAAATAATGGAAAAGTAGTAAGTTCATATATAAAAGCTGATACATTAAAAGACAGAATCGAAAATTATTTATCCGACAGCAATATATTTAGAAACTTAATAGAAATTGAAATAGAAAAAAATGACGTGTTAATTTACGGACTATTTTCAAACTCGAAAATAAGCCAGTCTATAAGAAAAAATAATTTTATATTCTTAAATAACAGACCTATAGAAAACAGGGTTCTATCATATGCTATAAAAAATGCCTACTCTAATGCCATACCTAAAGAGCGTTATCCTTTCTTCTTCTTATACATTAATATCGACAGCAGCAAAATAGATGTTAATGTTCACCCAAGCAAAAAAGAAGTAAGAATAAAAAACGAAAGAGAAATTTCGGGAATGCTATATAATGCTATATCAAATAATATAAATAATGCAGGAAATAATTTTGATTCTGTTAATATAGAAGTCGATATTGATAAAGATATCACACCTACTTTTCCTATACAAAATAATAATTTTTATAATAATACAGACAGTGCCAATAATTCAAAAAATAATAATGTTATAAATAATATAAACCAAACATCTCAAAACTATTCAAATAAAAATAATTTAGGAAATTATACATTTGATAATACATACCCAAAAACAATTAATAACAATAAAACAAATTATGAAAATAAAGAATTTGGAGAGTATACAAGAGCCATAGGACAGGTATTCTCATCATACATAGTAGCTGAACGCGGCAGTGAAATGTATATAATAGATCAGCATGCCGCTTATGAAAGGCTTAATTATGAAAGAATATATAAAACTCTTATATCAAAAAAAATAGAATACGAAAAACTGCTTATACCATGCGAAATAGAATACAAAGATTATGAAATAGATATTTTAAACTCTTCAAAAAAATCAATAGAAGAGATAGGAATAAAATTTGAAGTTAATTCAAAACACAGCATTATAATAGAAGATATACCAATTTATATACCAAGAAATCAAAAAATAGAAAAAATAATAAAAGATATTTTAGACATATATATAAACAAAGGAGACAATAATAATTTAGAGAAAATAATAAAACATACCTGCTCTACTATATCATGCAAATATTCTCCAAAAGCCGGAGATAAACTTTCAAACAGTGATATGCAGACATTGCTTGATTTGCTTGAAGAAGAAAATATACTTACAAACTGCCCTCATGGAAGACCTTTTGTATTAAGACTTTCAAAAGAGTATTTGGACAAAAAATTTTTTAGATAA